Proteins encoded in a region of the Saccharothrix ecbatanensis genome:
- a CDS encoding PAC2 family protein has translation MTDPDEAAQTPFDPSKPLTNPIMVAAFEGWNDAGDAASTAIEHLQLTWDATPLAEIDPDDYYDFQVTRPTVRLVDGITRRVEFPTTRLSVCRPPGSSTDVVLVHGIEPNMRWRKFAAELLGHIEDLGVTTVVTLGALLMDTPHTRPVPVTGTAYDAAAAAKFGLERSRYEGPTGIVGVFQDLCVQAGVPAISFWAAVPHYVSQPPSPKATLALLHRVEEVLDVEVPLGALPEQAEEWERTVSEMADEDEDVRNYVRALEERGDAEIQITEASGDAIAAEFERYLRRRGRGPGRGPTGM, from the coding sequence GTGACCGATCCGGACGAGGCCGCCCAGACCCCCTTCGACCCCAGCAAACCGCTCACCAATCCGATCATGGTGGCGGCGTTCGAGGGGTGGAACGATGCTGGCGACGCCGCCAGCACGGCGATCGAGCACCTGCAACTCACGTGGGACGCGACGCCCTTGGCGGAGATCGATCCGGATGACTACTACGACTTCCAGGTGACTCGGCCCACAGTCCGACTGGTGGACGGCATCACCCGACGGGTTGAATTCCCGACCACCAGGCTGTCGGTCTGCCGGCCGCCCGGGTCGTCCACCGACGTGGTGCTGGTGCACGGGATAGAGCCGAACATGCGGTGGCGGAAGTTCGCCGCCGAACTGCTGGGGCACATCGAGGACCTGGGCGTGACCACCGTGGTCACGTTGGGTGCGCTGCTGATGGACACGCCGCACACGCGGCCGGTGCCCGTGACGGGGACGGCGTACGACGCGGCGGCGGCGGCGAAGTTCGGGCTGGAGCGGTCCCGGTACGAGGGGCCCACGGGGATCGTGGGTGTCTTCCAGGACCTGTGCGTGCAGGCGGGGGTGCCGGCGATCTCGTTCTGGGCCGCCGTGCCGCACTACGTGTCCCAGCCTCCGTCGCCGAAGGCCACGCTGGCCCTGCTGCACCGGGTGGAAGAGGTGCTGGACGTCGAGGTGCCGCTCGGTGCGCTGCCGGAGCAGGCGGAGGAGTGGGAGCGCACGGTCAGCGAGATGGCCGATGAGGATGAGGACGTGCGCAACTACGTGCGGGCGCTGGAGGAGCGCGGGGACGCGGAGATCCAGATCACCGAGGCCAGTGGTGACGCCATCGCGGCCGAGTTCGAGCGGTACTTGCGGCGACGTGGGCGCGGGCCGGGGCGCGGGCCGACCGGTATGTGA